The following coding sequences lie in one Rutidosis leptorrhynchoides isolate AG116_Rl617_1_P2 chromosome 4, CSIRO_AGI_Rlap_v1, whole genome shotgun sequence genomic window:
- the LOC139845379 gene encoding kinesin-like protein NACK2 has protein sequence MSLPVTPATKITKRTPPSSKSKSKSNSKLLSARTDGGEIVEEEKIMVTVRMRPLTPRELAKHDLIAWESPDDNTLVSTKLNRNSNGVYTFDKVFDSSCSTDKVYHQGARDVAISAIKGINATIFAYGQTSSGKTYTMRGIAENVIHDIYAHIQKAEERSYALKFSALEIYNETVVDLLNRDSGALRLLDDPEKGTVVEKLTEEVVEDGQHLRCLISTCEAQRHVGETSLNDRSSRSHQIIRLTIESSLRDDSGCMRSLLGSLSLVDLAGSERAAQTNADGARLKEGSHINRSLLTLTTVIRKLSGGKKTDHIPYRDSKLTRILQTSLGGNARTAIICTLSPALSHMDESRNTLSFATSAKEVTNTAKVNMVIADKQLVKHLQKEVTRLKAGLLSPEPSSSECLKSLLLEKEQKIEQMEREMNEVKRERDLAQSKLEEVARKQKETTEPIHGAPSHQVAKRLSFSSENVSAAGRKFAHFLEKKTHRRRENLRQSTASLDPSTLVHEIRKLEMRQRQLGEEANHALELLHKEVKVGNKDAAESIARLLSDIKDRRRASNNFVHEDVEVKDKDSLKEVIGRLKREENSIATLEEKLENVQISLDKLVLYSGEEGPTPIKNKVQPFSLRNNGSVPILKRSPCSPSSNFHGIENRNPDVRAADTLTLQKTTYDDLKKTDLGSVSKQPNSVNVKKIHMMFKTATEDNIRSVKAYVTELKERLAKLQYQKQLLVCQVLELEDAHDGGSDDTDLADQAPMPRHLVFEEQMKQIIMLWHLCHVSIIHRTQFFMLFRGDPDDDVYIEVELRRLLWLEHQLSELGNASPALLGDEPAGSVSSRIKALKLEREYLAKRVTTKLRADEREMLYRRWDIPVEGKQRRRMQLVNRLWTDPLNMAHIKESAEIVAQLVGFGESGEHASKEMFALNFVNPSEEKGRMGWNMISNLWHL, from the exons ATGAGTTTACCGGTGACACCTGCAACAAAGATCACGAAAAGAACACCGCCGTCTTCAAAATCCAAATCCAAATCGAATTCAAAATTGTTGAGTGCAAGAACGGATGGCGGTGAAATCGTTGAAGAGGAGAAGATAATGGTGACGGTTAGGATGAGGCCATTGACTCCAAGAGAGCTCGCTAAACATGACCTAATTGCCTGGGAATCACCAGATGATAATACCCTAGTTTCAACAAAATTGAATCGTAATTCTAATGGAGTTTACACCTTTG atAAAGTGTTTGACTCATCTTGTTCAACTGACAAGGTGTATCACCAAGGGGCTAGAGATGTAGCCATTTCTGCTATCAAGGGGATTAATG CAACCATCTTTGCATATGGTCAGACTAGTAGTGGCAAGACGTACACCATGAGGGGAATAGCAGAAAATGTTATCCATGACATTTATGCTCATATTCAAAAG GCCGAGGAAAGGAGTTATGCGTTGAAGTTTTCTGCTCTTGAAATCTATAATGAAACTGTGGTGGACCTTTTAAATCGTGATTCCGGTGCCCTTCGTCTCTTGGATGACCCTGAG AAAGGCACAGTAGTGGAGAAGCTGACCGAGGAGGTAGTCGAAGATGGGCAGCATCTTAGGTGCTTAATTTCTACTTGTGAAG CTCAAAGACATGTGGGTGAAACTTCTTTGAATGACCGAAGCTCAAGATCACATCAGATAATAAGACTG ACTATCGAGAGCAGTCTACGTGATGATTCAGGATGTATGAGAAGTCTGTTAGGAAGTTTG AGTCTTGTTGATCTAGCTGGCAGCGAGCGTGCAGCTCAAACAAATGCAGACGGTGCTAGATTAAAGGAAGGCAGCCACATAAACAGAAGCCTACTCACTTTGACTACTGTCATTAGGAAGTTAAG TGGTGGGAAGAAGACTGATCATATACCCTATAGAGATTCAAAGCTGACAAGAATATTGCAGACTTCATTAGGGGGGAATGCACGAACTGCAATAATATGCACGTTGAGTCCTGCGTTAAGCCATATGGATGAATCCCGGAACACCCTATCGTTTGCAACTAGTGCAAAGGAAGTTACAAACACTGCTAAAGTGAACATG GTTATTGCTGATAAGCAGTTGGTGAAGCATTTGCAAAAGGAAGTCACGAGACTTAAAGCCGGATTGCTTAGTCCTGAGCCTTCTTCCTCTGAATGTTTAAAATCTTTACTGCTTGAAAAGGAGCAAAAGATCGAGCAG ATGGAGAGAGAAATGAATGAGGTTAAGCGTGAGAGAGACCTTGCACAATCTAAGCTTGAAGAAGTAGCAAGAAAACAGAAGGAAACAACG GAGCCAATTCATGGTGCACCCTCTCATCAAGTAGCCAAACGCTTATCTTTTAGTAGTGAGAATGTATCAGCAGCGGGCAGAAAATTCGCTCATTTTTTAGAAAAAAAGACACACAGAAGACGTGAAAACTTGAGACAGTCAACTGCTTCTCTTGACCCGAGCACACTGGTGCATGAAATTAGAAAACTTGAGATGAGGCAGAGGCAACTTGGAGAAGAAGCAAACCATGCACTTGAATTACTTCACAAGGAGGTTAAGGTAGGGAATAAAGATGCTGCTGAAAGCATAGCGAGACTGTTATCTGATATTAAAGATAGACGACGTGCATCAAACAATTTCGTTCATGAAGATGTTGAAGTTAAAGATAAAGATAGTCTAAAGGAAGTGATAGGTCGGTTGAAACGTGAAGAAAATTCGATTGCAACTCTGGAAGAAAAGCTTGAAAATGTACAAATATCGTTGGACAAACTGGTTTTGTACAGTGGTGAGGAGGGTCCAACTCCAATAAAGAATAAAGTTCAGCCTTTTTCGCTAAGAAATAATGGGAGTGTGCCGATCTTGAAACGCTCGCCATGTTCACCTTCTTCAAATTTCCATGGTATCGAGAACCGAAATCCTGATGTGCGTGCTGCTGATACATTAACTCTTCAGAAGACCACATATGATGATTTGAAAAAAACTGATCTTGGATCTGTATCTAAGCAACCAAACTCAGTGAATGTGAAGAAGATTCATATGATGTTTAAGACTGCAACTGAGGATAATATCAGAAGTGTTAAAGCTTATGTTACTGAACTGAAAGAGCGTCTTGCAAAATTACAATACCAAAAACAGCTATTAGTCTGCCAG GTGCTGGAGCTAGAGGATGCACACGATGGCGGTAGTGATGACACTGATTTGGCAGATCAAGCTCCTATGCCACGTCATCTTGTTTTTGAAGAGCAAATGAAACAGATAATAATGCTGTGGCACTTGTGTCACGTGTCAATCATACACAGAACACAATTTTTTATGCTCTTCCGAGGAGATCCCGACGATGATGTGTACATTGAAGTTGAACTGAGACGGTTATTATGGTTGGAACATCAACTATCGGAGCTAGGAAATGCTAGTCCAGCTCTTTTAGGTGATGAACCAGCTGGTTCTGTCTCATCACG TATCAAGGCTTTAAAGCTGGAAAGGGAGTATTTGGCGAAAAGGGTGACGACAAAACTGAGAGCAGATGAAAGGGAAATGTTGTATAGACGATGGGACATCCCGGTAGAAGGAAAGCAAAGAAGGAGGATGCAACTTGTGAACCGACTGTGGACTGACCCTCTCAACATGGCACATATCAAAGAGAGTGCTGAAATAGTCGCACAACTTGTGGGATTTGGTGAATCGGGGGAGCATGCTTCCAAAGAGATGTTTGCATTAAATTTTGTAAATCCATCTGAGGAAAAAGGTAGGATGGGTTGGAACATGATATCCAATTTGTGGCATCTGTAA
- the LOC139842766 gene encoding thioredoxin M3, chloroplastic-like: MAAAFSSCVYSCATHSSIPKLSQLSSQRHFKTSYPFSFGVPKNRSCLRVLSTLQKSKLSDITSQESWNPMILKIEKLVLVKFYTSWCEPCQRVQEVIDEIIIDYAEKLKCVAVNVEQELQVAEEYGIKAVPVVMLFKNGEKCESVIGTMPKEFFVATIERVLGLFEVEMSSDAFQLLGMSEMGMIPSVFASRHPLVVTN; encoded by the exons ATGGCTGCTGCTTTTTCTTCTTGTGTTTACTCTTGTGCAACTCATTCTTCAATTCCCAAATTATCGCAATTATCATCACAACGACACTTTAAAACGTCTTATCCTTTCTCTTTTGGGGTCCCTAAGAATCGATCTTGTCTTCGCGTTCTCTCTACGCTTCAGAAATCTAAAT TGTCAGATATAACATCACAAGAATCATGGAACCCTATGATTTTGAAGATTGAAAAGCTAGTACTTGTTAAGTTCTACACTAGTTGGTGTGAACCATGCCAGAGGGTTCAAGAAGTGATAGATGAGATCATCATTGATTATGCCGAAAAGCTCAAGTGTGTTGCGGTTAATGTGGAGCAGGAGTTGCAGGTTGCGGAGGAATATGGCATAAAGGCTGTGCCTGTGGTTATGTTGTTTAAAAATGGTGAGAAATGTGAGTCTGTGATTGGGACCATGCCAAAAGAGTTCTTTGTGGCTACCATTGAAAGAGTCTTGG GGCTGTTTGAAGTTGAAATGAGTAGTGATGCTTTTCAACTTCTTGGTATGAGTGAAATGGGGATGATCCCTTCTGTATTTGCTTCAAGGCATCCATTAGTTGTTACTAATTAG
- the LOC139845380 gene encoding uncharacterized protein, whose translation MANGMSSSLTSYSGSMKQPYMLLNETNSPQQSHNGIAGPIAILWDMENCPVPSDVRPEDVAGNIRMALRVHPVINGAVNMFSAYGDFNGFPRRLREGCQRTGVRLIDVPNGRKDAADKAILVDMFLFALDNPPPSSIMLISGDVDFSHALHVLGQRGYTVILVIPSGVGVSSALSNAGSYVWDWFSVVRGEGFVPAPRSQISENSDTKNDEEAIVYRGSLIRSDSASENKSKSNDVMWVQPGDVTGLKGQLVKLLETSGGSLPLGRLPSDYQKSFGRPLYVSEYGSLKLVNLLKKMKDVICVEGQGQNKVVLLKKCSGAALIVKHDRKGKGIKEASSDEFSEDERVVVEKTNDMKNENLDQFRYELQEILVSYSCRIFLGCFEAIYQQRYKRPLDWQKFGVSKLEDLFEKVKEVVSLHEEPTSKKKFLVAAG comes from the coding sequence ATGGCTAATGGAATGTCGTCTTCTTTAACATCGTATTCAGGATCCATGAAACAACCATATATGTTACTGAATGAAACAAACTCACCTCAACAAAGTCATAACGGGATTGCTGGTCCGATTGCTATACTCTGGGACATGGAGAATTGTCCTGTTCCCAGTGACGTACGACCCGAAGATGTGGCTGGTAATATCCGAATGGCATTACGGGTCCACCCGGTAATCAATGGTGCAGTTAATATGTTCTCTGCGTATGGAGATTTTAATGGCTTTCCTCGTAGACTAAGAGAAGGCTGCCAAAGGACAGGTGTCAGGCTCATAGATGTTCCTAATGGAAGAAAAGATGCTGCTGATAAAGCAATATTAGTTGATATGTTTCTCTTTGCACTTGATAATCCTCCGCCGTCTTCAATTATGTTAATTTCGGGTGATGTTGACTTTTCTCATGCGCTTCATGTCCTTGGTCAAAGGGGTTATACTGTGATACTTGTGATACCGTCTGGGGTCGGTGTTTCATCCGCTTTGAGTAATGCTGGTAGTTATGTTTGGGACTGGTTTAGTGTGGTTCGTGGAGAAGGGTTTGTTCCGGCTCCAAGGTCCCAAATCAGTGAGAATTCAGATACGAAAAACGATGAAGAAGCGATTGTGTATCGAGGGAGTTTAATAAGATCTGATTCGGCATCTGAGAACAAGTCAAAGTCAAATGATGTGATGTGGGTCCAGCCTGGAGATGTGACTGGTTTAAAGGGTCAACTAGTGAAGCTTCTAGAAACTTCTGGTGGGAGTTTACCTCTTGGGCGCCTTCCGTCTGATTACCAGAAAAGTTTCGGGAGACCCCTTTATGTTTCAGAGTATGGAAGTTTGAAATTAGTTAATCTATTAAAGAAAATGAAAGATGTGATTTGTGTTGAAGGGCAGGGTCAGAATAAAGTTGTATTACTTAAAAAGTGTTCGGGGGCAGCTTTAATCGTAAAGCATGACAGGAAAGGAAAGGGGATAAAAGAAGCATCTTCTGATGAGTTTTCTGAAGACGAACGTGTAGTTGTTGAAAAGACAAATGATATGAAGAATGAAAATTTGGACCAATTTAGGTATGAATTGCAGGAGATTTTGGTGAGTTATTCATGTAGGATTTTCTTGGGTTGTTTCGAGGCAATTTATCAGCAGCGTTACAAAAGACCGTTAGATTGGCAAAAGTTTGGTGTGAGTAAGCTTGAGGATCTGTTTGAAAAGGTAAAAGAGGTTGTATCGTTGCATGAGGAACCAACGAGTAAAAAGAAGTTTCTGGTGGCTGCCGGTTAA